From the genome of Malus domestica chromosome 04, GDT2T_hap1, one region includes:
- the LOC103427641 gene encoding pentatricopeptide repeat-containing protein At2g38420, mitochondrial produces MVRASALKPSSKFFLRKHRKWPVSPYNTRWQQIFNQNQAFQSLKKSLPPPCHLLPTLIYSFKTYNVDPTPEAYHFVLKTLTKTSQFDHIVPVLCQLEKVEKFDTPEHIFSHLICFYGRWSRTQDAIDLFYRIPKFRCVPSAHSLNALLYVLCGSCEGLKLVPEILLRSHVMGIRLEESSFWILVSALCGIGKVGYAIEIMNCMMNNGYGLNVKICGLILLSLCEQKDSECVDVMGFMGEMQILGFCPGMMDYSNVIRVMVKQGRGLDALNVLVKMKEEGIKPDIVCYTMVLHGFIAEGDFKKADQVFDELLVLGLVPDVYTYNVYISGLCKQNKVQSGLMMITSMEELGCKPNLITYNILLKAICNSGELRRARNLMREMTLNGVGVNLQTYRIMLDGLFGKGDIEEACVFMEEMLDKVIVHFCSSFDKVIYGLCQRGLVCKAMELLKKMVAKNVAPRSKAWEALLLSSGSEPSLEETTWTGLVEPIVALP; encoded by the coding sequence ATGGTGAGAGCATCTGCACTAAAACCCAGTAGCAAATTCTTCCTGAGAAAGCACAGGAAATGGCCGGTCTCGCCGTACAACACCAGATGGCAACAAATCTTCAACCAAAACCAAGCCTTCCAAAGCCTCAAAAAATCATTGCCGCCACCCTGCCACCTTCTTCCGACGCTCATTTACTCCTTTAAAACCTACAACGTCGACCCAACCCCGGAAGCCTACCACTTTGTCCTCAAAACCCTCACCAAAACCTCCCAGTTCGACCACATCGTTCCGGTTCTCTGCCAGCTCGAAAAAGTCGAAAAGTTCGACACGCCGGAGCACATTTTTTCCCATCTAATCTGTTTTTATGGCCGTTGGAGCAGAACCCAGGACGCAATTGATCTGTTTTACAGAATTCCCAAGTTCAGGTGTGTCCCTTCTGCTCACTCTCTCAATGCATTGTTGTATGTGCTTTGTGGGTCCTGTGAAGGTCTTAAATTGGTTCCCGAGATTTTGCTCAGGAGCCACGTAATGGGCATCCGGCTCGAAGAATCGAGTTTTTGGATTTTGGTCAGTGCTTTGTGTGGAATTGGGAAGGTTGGATATGCTATTGAGATTATGAATTGTATGATGAATAATGGTTATGGTTTGAATGTGAAGATTTGCGGTTTGATATTGTTATCATTGTGTGAACAAAAGGATTCAGAGTGTGTTGATGTTATGGGGTTTATGGGAGAAATGCAGATACTTGGGTTTTGTCCTGGGATGATGGACTATTCCAATGTGATTAGGGTTATGGTGAAACAGGGGAGGGGTTTGGATGCCTTGAATGTGTTGGTTAAGATGAAGGAGGAAGGAATTAAGCCTGACATTGTTTGTTATACCATGGTCTTACATGGCTTTATCGCGGAAGGGGATTTCAAGAAGGCGGATCAGGTTTTTGATGAGCTGCTTGTGTTGGGTTTGGTTCCGGATGTTTATACCTACAATGTGTATATAAGTGGTTTGTGTAAGCAGAATAAAGTTCAATCGGGATTGATGATGATTACTTCTATGGAAGAGTTGGGGTGCAAGCCTAATTTGATTACTTATAACATCTTGCTGAAGGCAATTTGTAACAGTGGGGAGCTTAGGAGGGCTAGAAATCTTATGCGTGAGATGACGTTAAACGGTGTTGGGGTAAACTTGCAGACTTATAGGATTATGCTGGATGGTCTGTTTGGCAAAGGAGACATTGAGGAAGCTTGTGTCTTTATGGAAGAAATGTTAGATAAGGTTATTGTTCATTTTTGTTCCTCATTCGATAAGGTGATTTATGGGTTGTGCCAAAGGGGTTTGGTTTGTAAAGCAATGGAATTGCTGAAGAAAATGGTTGCCAAGAACGTTGCTCCCAGATCAAAGGCTTGGGAAGCACTGCTCCTTAGCTCAGGATCTGAACCCAGCTTAGAGGAGACTACTTGGACGGGTTTGGTGGAGCCAATAGTAGCACTTCCATAG
- the LOC103427706 gene encoding protein LURP-one-related 10-like, with translation MIMKQAEPSAPSLASANPDPGSAAHANPTAPIVSPHFCSPNPVVIEIVRKVRTITGDKFVVADVNGNMIFKVKEAHFSFHDHRVLLDAAGHPIITLRRKFNTAHERWQVFRGDSKDSRDLIFSAKRSSMFQLKAKLDVFLAQNITENVPDFKVKGNWSERSCVIHAGDSSTMLAQMHKKHTVTPVSFGKNNFTVTVYSGIDYAFIVALIAIFCEINTPSSSGSSVGVTDLHGFTTS, from the exons ATGATCATGAAACAAGCAGAACCTAGCGCACCATCGTTAGCATCTGCTAACCCGGATCCCGGATCAGCAGCGCATGCTAATCCCACCGCCCCGATCGTCAGCCCTCACTTTTGCAGTCCTAACCCTGTGGTTATTGAAATTGTCAGAAAAGTTCGAACCATAACAGGTGACAAATTTGTAGTCGCTGATGTCAATGGTAACATGATTTTTAAAGTTAAAGAAGCTCATTTCAGCTTTCATGATCACCGAGTCTTGCTTGATGCTGCCGGACATCCTATTATCACTCTAAGAAGGAAG TTCAACACTGCACATGAAAGATGGCAAGTTTTCAGGGGGGATAGCAAAGACTCAAGGGATCTGATTTTTAGTGCTAAGAGATCTTCAATGTTCCAATTGAAGGCCAAGTTGGATGTTTTCTTAGCACAAAACATAACAGAGAATGTACCTGACTTCAAGGTCAAAGGAAATTGGTCTGAACGATCTTGTGTCATACATGCTGGGGACTCCTCAACCATGCTTGCCCAA ATGCATAAGAAGCACACAGTTACACCCGTGTCATTTGGCAAGAACAATTTCACGGTGACAGTGTATTCGGGGATTGACTACGCATTCATTGTCGCGCTTATTGCAATTTTTTGTGAGATTAACACTCCCTCGAGCTCGGGCTCAAGCGTCGGGGTGACTGATTTGCATGGATTTACTACCTCTTAA